In Desulfomonile tiedjei DSM 6799, a genomic segment contains:
- a CDS encoding DUF262 domain-containing protein: MENDTTLKGFNRRKIELLPGERITFEDTGSKHQATDEELNKRYVKGDIRIVTETARYSLAGILSMLRETVRTDKKNEPELRYMLDPEYQRRHRWSVERKSRLIESFLMNVPVPPVFLYERDLARYEVMDGRQRLTALSEFYDDKFELKGLQYWTELHGRTYSTLPSKVRDGIDRRYISSIILLTETASNEEQAAQLKKMVFERLNSGGVALSNQETRNAVYDGPLNQLCLELSKNQEFRSMWRIPNKPLPESEDDDEFEDKTSNMGRSMYEKMEDVELVLRFFAYRQIHSFPGGLNRISALLDRFLIEGNRFGSEILLAYKDIFQNTISFIFQSIGRNAFCKMNREGKALGRPTKIVYDPLMYVCSHYSHGADRATLLKNKNVLLDEFGKMYKECGWLFAGRRTNVADTQQRNKEVEQVFTNTLEKLTT; encoded by the coding sequence GTGGAAAATGATACCACACTGAAGGGATTTAATAGGCGCAAAATCGAGCTTTTGCCGGGAGAGAGGATCACATTTGAGGACACAGGATCCAAACATCAGGCGACGGACGAAGAGCTTAACAAACGATATGTAAAAGGAGACATACGCATTGTCACAGAGACAGCGCGGTACTCTTTGGCTGGAATATTGTCAATGCTTCGGGAGACTGTAAGAACGGACAAAAAAAATGAACCTGAGCTGCGCTACATGCTTGATCCCGAGTACCAAAGGCGCCACAGATGGAGTGTCGAACGTAAATCAAGACTCATTGAATCATTCCTGATGAATGTTCCTGTTCCTCCTGTTTTCTTATATGAAAGGGATCTCGCCCGCTATGAAGTCATGGATGGCCGTCAGCGCCTGACCGCTCTCAGCGAATTCTATGACGACAAATTTGAATTGAAAGGACTTCAGTACTGGACCGAACTCCATGGAAGAACTTATTCGACGCTGCCGAGCAAGGTGCGAGACGGAATTGATCGGAGGTATATTTCTTCAATTATTCTTCTGACAGAAACCGCTTCAAATGAAGAACAGGCTGCGCAATTGAAAAAGATGGTGTTCGAGCGGCTCAATTCGGGGGGAGTTGCCCTGAGTAACCAGGAAACGCGAAACGCGGTCTATGACGGACCGCTGAATCAGCTTTGCTTGGAACTCTCCAAGAACCAAGAATTTCGGTCGATGTGGCGAATTCCGAATAAACCACTGCCCGAATCAGAGGATGACGATGAATTCGAAGATAAAACATCCAATATGGGGCGAAGTATGTACGAGAAAATGGAAGATGTCGAGCTCGTTCTTCGTTTTTTTGCTTATCGTCAGATTCATTCCTTTCCGGGTGGGCTGAACAGAATATCTGCATTACTTGACCGTTTTCTGATCGAAGGAAACAGGTTTGGATCGGAAATCTTGTTAGCATACAAGGACATATTTCAAAACACTATTTCATTCATCTTTCAATCGATAGGACGAAATGCCTTTTGTAAAATGAATCGCGAGGGAAAGGCATTAGGGCGTCCTACCAAGATTGTTTACGATCCATTGATGTACGTTTGCAGTCATTACAGCCACGGGGCTGATCGTGCAACTCTCCTTAAGAACAAGAACGTCTTGCTGGACGAGTTCGGCAAAATGTATAAAGAATGTGGTTGGCTCTTTGCTGGGCGACGAACCAACGTTGCTGACACACAGCAACGCAACAAAGAGGTAGAACAAGTCTTTACAAATACACTCGAAAAACTCACGACGTGA
- the tadA gene encoding tRNA adenosine(34) deaminase TadA — protein sequence MKRIEDKEEHYMKLALELAAVAAQNGDSPVGAVIVSDGAVLGMGFNSMERLGDPTAHAEILAIRDAAKSTSDWRLPGATMYVTLEPCVMCAGALIHARVKRVVFGARDLRWGGLGSLFDFSHDPRINHELEVISGIMERESVALLQSFFREIRTGGSQDSNSLSEYPAR from the coding sequence ATGAAGCGGATCGAGGACAAAGAAGAACACTACATGAAACTGGCTCTGGAACTGGCTGCTGTTGCTGCGCAGAACGGCGACAGCCCTGTTGGGGCCGTTATCGTGTCGGATGGGGCTGTCCTCGGCATGGGATTCAACAGCATGGAGCGCCTGGGAGACCCTACAGCCCATGCAGAGATCCTGGCGATCCGTGATGCGGCAAAATCCACGAGCGATTGGAGATTGCCGGGCGCCACCATGTATGTTACATTGGAACCGTGCGTCATGTGTGCGGGAGCCCTGATCCACGCGCGAGTGAAACGGGTTGTATTTGGTGCCCGTGACCTGAGATGGGGCGGGCTGGGAAGCCTGTTTGATTTCTCACACGATCCAAGGATCAATCACGAACTGGAAGTGATATCCGGGATCATGGAGCGGGAATCGGTGGCACTCCTCCAGAGCTTCTTCAGGGAGATCCGGACGGGTGGTTCGCAGGACAGCAACTCGCTTTCCGAATATCCGGCCCGATAG